In Tachysurus vachellii isolate PV-2020 chromosome 12, HZAU_Pvac_v1, whole genome shotgun sequence, the DNA window gaagtcattcatttcctatgtaGAGTCGCAAGAATGAACTTatctcccatgttgacgtctacacTTTTCTTCCAAATGTAAAAGTCAGTCATAGTAAACAGAGTGAGATGACTAATGATCTGAAGAACACATCACTGTTATATGgacaaaaaagtgttttttacacaaaatctCATGCTACcttattgcattcacttgagtaaaaaaaaaaaatctactctgtttttctgaattaacgacttaatttttcaggaaaaaattttttttgctctgtttttctgaattaacgacttctcaaaattatgagataatttttcaggaaaaaaatttttttgctctgtttttctgaattaacgacttaatgtggattgcatggaagtaaacatgtcccgccttttcaagtttaatccggttttattttactttgggtttgagacatggGACAtttgggagatactgctgtctttaagtaatataaatggtattgttattagtgcgtcaactttgcgcagacacctcaagactttgcgcctgttcagacgaaaagaacattctgatctgcttgacgttgctgtgtttctatatcagttgaaccgatatggtatgcttcacggtagccgtatcaccattcgtgaaaacccgtcgattgcaccattcatgcagatcccatatggtttgagtttatcatatgaatcaacatgccataaaaagttcgggcctggattatgatacaaacgtcgccgaagacgattccggcgcctcagttgcCCTCCATGgagatccagtattttcaacaattgcctgattgtctcttgtgtcaccacatagccagcctgaatgcatttcagatgcatcatcttatatccgtgaagcataccatatcggttcaactgattaaacttgaaaggcgggacaagtttacttccatgcaatccacattaagtcgttaattcagaaaaacagagcaaaaaaaatttttcctgaaaaattatctcataattttgagataagtaagtcgttaattcagaataacagagcaaaaaaatttttttcctgaaaaattaagtcattaattcagaaaaacagagtagattttttttttactcaagtgaatgcaatacgcttccgtactacctaatgtacataaataataaacacatttataaatctaaagttatgttttgtaaaaaaaaacaaataagtgtaccatttaaatttacatggtgagaaacagaattaaaaaaattccctCAGCAGGTTCCCTGCAAAAGGAAGACTCCTGATTATAGACCtgttattaggggtcaagccccgaaggggcgtagacacctattgttatcgttagttttcttattattattcttccgtcttccgccattgaagtcaatggcagcccatagaaccgtacgtaggaaagttatgaaatttggcacacatgtagaggccagtcttagaagttactgtagcaactttggtgtgtctagctcaaaccgtctagcgccaccaacagtccaaaaacccaattttgtgctgaatcgtaaggcctggaGGCAAAATTTTGCaacattagaatcagaatcagaatcacaaaggtctttattgccaagtatgtttaggcaaaattcttgcaaaatcagaatcagaatcagaaaggtctttatgagggacacacacacacacttacacacacatttacacacacatttacacacacacacacacacacttactcacacacagaatatgtcgctgatgaaccataccaagtttccacactcgcacactcacatactcactcgcacactcacatactcacacacatactcacatacacacacatttacacacacactctcacacacacacacagacacacacacatacacactcacacacagactttattgccaagtatgttttcacttacgaggaacacacacacacttacacacacatttacacacacacacacactctctctcacacagacacacagacacacacagacactcacacacactcacacagacacacacacacacacacacagacacacacagacatgcacacacacacacgcactcacacacacacacagacactcacacacactcactcacacacacgcactcacacacacacacacacacacacacacacacagacactcacacacacacagacactcacacacacacacacattttacgaatgcaatgccatatcgctacaaaacttggtatggttcatcagcgacatgttctgagcgcatctgaacGGCTTGaacccggtatcgctgcttgcagctatatttattattgttattattattgttgttgttgtgtaatcAGTGTGTTGATAGACTTCTTTTGTGGCACAGATGTCCCCTGCTCCCAGAGAGTCAgtgtaagataagataagaaatCATATGTCTCCCAGTTATAAGTTCTCATTGCTGCTATTTTGTGACACTGATGTGTACAGAGATCTCCTGCTCTGGTCTGTACTGTAAAGTCCATTCATTCCAAGCTGATTATGTTCCCCACGAAGCTGCAGAATCTCTCTCTTCAGTCGCACATGCATCACCAGTAGGACCACAAATGCAGACacaaccagcaccagcaccagcaccagtaCCAGTAGCCATACTGGCATAACACACTCCTGCCTCCTGTCTGGACCTGGTTGCTCCTctgcaacaaacaaacacacacacacacacacacacacacacacagtccatgtGTCAATGAAACAGCTTTTGAGTCAGTTGATCAATACAGTAAGGTATTTCACTATGTGAAGATCTCTGAATGTGTGCAATTTTAacccagatttatttatttatagacagttagtgtgtgtgatagactatacagacatacacacgtggacaaaattgttggtacccttcagtcaatgaaagaaaaactcacaatggtcacagaaaaaactttaatctggcaaaagtaataataaataaaaattctatgaatgttaaccaatgaaagtcagacattgcttttcaaccatgcttcaacggaattatttaaaaaaataaactcatggaacaggcctagacaaaaatgatggtacccctaacttaatatttttttgaGGCAATCACCGCAATCAGACGATTGCTGTAACGGTCAATGAGACtcctgcacctctcagcaggtattttggcccactcctcataaggaaactgctccagttgtttccggtttgaaaggtgtcttttccagacggcatgtttcagcttCTTCCAAtgatgctcaataggattgaggtcagggctcatagaaggccacttatctcttagccattcttgggtgtttttagctgtgtgttttgggtcattgtcctgtgagaccaagctttctgacactggccagcacatttctctctagaatcccttgatagtcttcagatatcattgtaccctgcacagattcaagacaccctgtgccagatgcagcaaagcagccccagaacataacagagcctcctccatgttcttttcttgatatgcttaatttttccgtctgtgaacataaagctgatgtgccttggcaaaaagttccatttttatctcatctgtccataggacattctcctAGAAGCTTTGTGGgttgtcaacatgtagtttggcatattccagtctagcttttatatgatttgttttcaacaatGGTGTCCTCCTTGTTCGTCTCCCttgtagtccactttggctcaaacaacgaAGGATGGtccgatctgacactgatgttccttgagcatgaagttcaccttggatctctttagaagtctttctgggctcttttgttaacattcggattatccgtctctttgattCGTCATCAATTTTACTCCTgcggccacgtccagggaggttggctacagtcccatagatcttaaatttctgaataatatgtgcaactgtagtcacaggaacatctagctacttggagatggtcttatagcctttacctttatcatggttgtctatatttttctttctaatctcctgagacaactctttccttcacttcctctggtccatgttgagtgtaGTACACACCATGTTACCAGACAACAAtgtgactacctggagccctatatataggcccactgactggttacaagattgtagacacctgtgatgctaattagtggacacaccttgaattaacatgtccctttggtcacattattttcagtcttttctaggggtaccatcattttagtctaggcctgttccatgagtttatttttttaaataattctgttgaagcatggttgaaaagcaatgtctgactttcattggttaacatttatagaattttttaaaaatttattattacttttgtcagattaaagttttttctgtgaccattgtgagtttttctttcattgaccaaagggtaccaacaattttgtccacgcgTGTAAGATGATTTTAAGTCATTACCCCTCAGTTGGACCCGTAAGATGGCCAGAGTCTCATTGTTCATTTGATCCCGTACTGTGTAGCTCCCAGTGTCAGAGACACGTCCATCTGTAATCTGCAGAGTGTTGAGGCGAGAAGATCTTGCTCTGTAATCTGAGCTGCACTTGATCTCCTCATGGTCCACAGTGCAGATCTGCACGTCTGAGGGCTGTGCAGCATCATTCGCAGTGAATCTCACCTCCACCTGGTCAGTGAGGGGCAAGTGCACGTCTATGGGCTCGCCCGGGGCAATTACACGTGTTATCTCTTGAGCTGAGGAGAGGAACGTTAGGAACTGAGAAATACGAGCAGAAAGTTTATAGAGTTGAGGCTAAAGCACACATAACAAAACAGCCAGAGATACACAACTCTACAGAAATAACACcacacactataaacacaaaaccacacacaccacaacactacaGCATTATGACAACACAATGAAATGgaatgaaatttaaatatttctatagTGATTAGACAAAGTGACAATCAGGTTTTTGCTGCTACAGTAAACTCTACAAAAATGACTGAGGTTTGTGACTTTCAGAAACACAATTCATTACTAAACTGCAGTAATGACTTTCAGAAAAACAACTCATTACTAAACTGCAGTGCATCCAGATAGATTTTGCATCTTCAGTTTAGTTTTAatgcagtgtatgtgtgtgtgtgtgtgtgtgtgtgtgtgagagagagagagagagaaagagtgtgtgtgtgtatataaatgatttGATTAGTTTTATTTAGACATTTTGAAAATTAGGAATTCATAAGAAATTTATTAGAACAATTCTGTCATTGCAGCACAGTTTAGTTGAGCAACAAGTTGTGTTGTTAATCTAAATACCTTCTTACTGAGGCTCGAGTGAGGGCTGGATCTGATCGACAAGGAACACAGTTAAATACAGTTACATACATCAGCAGTGGCACAAGGAACTCACACACCTTTAGTTGAGAAAGTCTACAGAGTGAACAGAAGGTCTCTTACTCTGAATTAGGAGTCGCACTTGTCTGAGGTCTGCCTTATCGCACTGACAAGTGTATAAACCTCTCCTGCTGTAATCAGCTGCAGTAATGGTGAGTGACAGATTCCCCTTCAGGAACTGGTCATGAGAGAGAATAAAGCCTTCTTCAGAGCT includes these proteins:
- the LOC132854737 gene encoding uncharacterized protein LOC132854737; translation: MWIYMLQFVMQIFSTALTASSGSITVKLHHNVTLTCEQKCSGVLTWSRIRATVAQCNQMSCSSEEGFILSHDQFLKGNLSLTITAADYSRRGLYTCQCDKADLRQVRLLIQTQEITRVIAPGEPIDVHLPLTDQVEVRFTANDAAQPSDVQICTVDHEEIKCSSDYRARSSRLNTLQITDGRVSDTGSYTVRDQMNNETLAILRVQLREEQPGPDRRQECVMPVWLLVLVLVLVLVVSAFVVLLVMHVRLKREILQLRGEHNQLGMNGLYSTDQSRRSLYTSVSQNSSNENL